DNA from Carassius gibelio isolate Cgi1373 ecotype wild population from Czech Republic chromosome B8, carGib1.2-hapl.c, whole genome shotgun sequence:
CAAAGATGACTACATGGACGAGGACCTGGCCACCTTTGACTATTACAAAGGCACGGATGAGTTTGACGAGGGGAACAGAACCcaggagtgtgaggagtgtgtgtcgGAGCTGTGCCCGCTGCCGCTGGGCTGTAGAGCGGGGCTGGTGCGGGACAGCTGCGGCTGCTGTTCTCAGTGCGCCAACCTGGAGGGACAGACCTGTGACCTCGGCCAGAGAAACGTCTATTACGGACTGTGCGGAGAGAACCTGGAGTGCAAACTGGACCGGTCGGATGGAGCGGACGCAGAGGAGCCAGaagctcagtgtgtgtgtttgtcccagAAACCTCTGTGTGGCTCAGACGGACAGACTTACATGAACATCTGCAAATATAAAGAAGCGGCTTATTCTAATCCTGGACTCAATGTGAGCGACGGGCCGTGCAGGACAGGTATGAATAATAAACACAAGCTTTTtccaatcattatttatttaggtgtttatttatttcactctcTTTCTTAAATACATGGAAATGTTTCCCCCCACcaatattttatctttaataaatGCATACTTGTCCTAatgttctaaaaatatatatttttccaacatttatttatttgcaaagtaaaactattgtgttttaaagtgtttttttatttttttatctatctatctatctaatcagAGAGGTGTCTCAAATGTTTTTCCCCtctataaagtatttatttatttgtttattgtggAATTATGTTCAccatatgttatgttatattaagtgtttttttcccacagaatatttaatttaatttgatattttaaatatcaaattaaattacatttttgacattatttaattaatacatgGAATAGACATGGTTTAGTACTATTTTTCTaaccagtatttattttttatatcaatacattttcattctttaataaatagaacacaaatgttttcacccaaatgtcattcatttatttatttacatggaGTATCCCAGGTGTTTTCCAActaatatttattcttatttttttaatgcatggaaTAAACATAATTTCAAAACTTTAatcttaaaacaaatatttatttgtttttaataatcagAGATGTCACAAATGCACCCCCCACCCACCCAATCAGCATTTTTGtatcattatttacttatttgtttgtatgttttgtttgtttctttcttattttctttcaCAAGTGATTTGAAGTGTTATCTCAAGAGTGTTTTTCTCTTTGGGCTGCCAGCACTTGGGAATTTTGGAACTGGCCCCTATAATTTTCCCAGTGACTTTAGAGAGGAGATTTATGACCTTTAAACAGCTCTTTAAGTTGGACTGACATAGGAAGTGGTTTCTGAATGTGATCCCTGATATgacttttcccctctctctctatttctggTAAGTCCCCATTATCAAGGTGCCACCGCATAATCTGGTAAATGTAACAGGCAGCAGTATAGCATTT
Protein-coding regions in this window:
- the LOC127963688 gene encoding kazal-type serine protease inhibitor domain-containing protein 1-like isoform X1: MLMHTVMFAVLVLSIRPADGFPNYKDDYMDEDLATFDYYKGTDEFDEGNRTQECEECVSELCPLPLGCRAGLVRDSCGCCSQCANLEGQTCDLGQRNVYYGLCGENLECKLDRSDGADAEEPEAQCVCLSQKPLCGSDGQTYMNICKYKEAAYSNPGLNVSDGPCRTVPIIKVPPHNLVNVTGSSIAFLCEVFAFPMALVEWRKDGKEVILPGDDPHISVQSRGGPQKYELSSWLQIEEASQMDSGTYRCIARNELGLVSATAILGVLPPDEMSTYLEQNLNEMMSYDRMQDYDRDYY